The DNA window ATGGATCCCCGCGAAGACCACCGTCCCGGGAGCGGGCGACTTGACGGGCGTGCCGATGGGCGCGCCGATGTCGAGGCCGCTGTGGAACTCGGACTTGGATGACCAGGGCGAGGCGCGGCCCCCGAAGCCGGAATTGATCGGACCGCGCAGCGGCCAGCGTGACGGGAGCGCGGCCAGGACACGCGTGGCCCGGACCAGGAAGCGCTCGAGGGAGCGGAGGTTCTCGCCCTCCTCCTTGACGATGGTGGTCAGCCGCTCGAGCTCGTCGCCGATGGCGCCATGGTCGGGAGCTTCGCCGGTCCGCACCGACCCCGTGGGCCCGCCGATCCCGCTGCCTCGCTTGGCCTTGCCATCCTCCGGCCCGAACGGCTCCCAAATCTTGGCCTGGAGACCGCGCCAGCTGTCGATCTCGGCGCGAAGCTCGCGCATGCGCGCCTGGGAGCTCTCGATGAGGGCCTGCTGCTCGGTCACGCGCGCCGAGAGCTGCGCGAGGGAGGCTCGCTCGCGCCGGAGCTGGAGGTAGTCGCCATAGATGGCGGCCAGAGCCAGCGGCGCG is part of the Candidatus Methylomirabilota bacterium genome and encodes:
- a CDS encoding M23 family metallopeptidase codes for the protein MPTPKEFNLLVVHGDGRRVVRLALPRWTIVIGIGFLLAAPLALAAIYGDYLQLRRERASLAQLSARVTEQQALIESSQARMRELRAEIDSWRGLQAKIWEPFGPEDGKAKRGSGIGGPTGSVRTGEAPDHGAIGDELERLTTIVKEEGENLRSLERFLVRATRVLAALPSRWPLRGPINSGFGGRASPWSSKSEFHSGLDIGAPIGTPVKSPAPGTVVFAGIHPEYGQTLILDHDHETKSLYGHLSKLQVTTNQKVQRGDVLALSGNTGRSSGPHLHYEIQVKGQSVNPTSYLWE